The genomic DNA GGCGAGCATGCGACTGCTCGAGGGGTGTAGCGCGCAGCACTTCACCCGGCGCAAGGCGCGGGACGGGGCGTTCCGGGCCACCACGAGATCCGGAGGTGCGCGCGCGAGTACAGCCCCGGGGTTCCCCGCCGCGGCCGTCGAGTGGACGTCACCTCTCCGGCGGGCAGATCAGCGGGATCACCTCCCGCTTGTTGCGGCGGAACACGCTGAAGTCGGCCCGGTCCACCGTCAGCACGCTGTGGCGGGGGTGGATCTCGCTCATCCGGACGAGGCAGAGGTCGGCGAGGTCGGGCTGACGATCGGCGTAGCGCCGGGCCAGGGCTCGCAGTTGCGGGAGGTGGTCGTTGACGTCGAACGCCAGGGCGACGAGACCAGCCGTGACAAGGTCGAGGACGAGCGCGACATTCCGCACATGGAAAGCGGTCTCGGCGAGCACGGGCTCGCACGTTAGCAGTGGGTCGGTTACCTGCCCGGCCAACCCGACCGCCCACGTATGGTGACGGTCGTGGCGGTTGAGGAAGGCAACGAGGAACCCGGTGTCCGCCAGCCCGTTCACGCGCGCGAGAAGCCCTTGCGGGAGGACAGATCACGCGGGCCGCTGGCGGCGCCCGCGAGACGCATGAATCGCTGCTGCGCCCTGGTCGCCCGCGCCTTTTCCAACTGGTCGCGCACGATCTTCCCCTGCGGCACGCCGGTCCTGGTCGACAGATCCTCGAGCCACGTCGCAAGGTCCTCCGGCAGACGAACCGTTATCGTATGACCCATGTGACAGATCAGTATTCGATCGACCGATCGTCCGCAAGTCCCGATGCGGGTGCGCACGCGCTGACTGCCTCCCTTCAGCCCTGGGGCCGGCGCACGCTGAGTCTCGGCCCCCCGGGGAACCCGGGGAAGGTGCGCCAGTTTGGACAGTTCTCCGGTGCCGTGCGAGCGGATCCGCGCGGTGGCTTCCGCCGCGAGGCTGACCTGCCCGCCGGCGCGCGCCGTAACTGGTTCGGCACTCCATCCGCGGGCGCCGCCGAGCTGGCCTCTTCGCCGTACTCGTACTCGTACACGGCCACTTCCTCGTAGACGTCCAAGCGC from Candidatus Binatia bacterium includes the following:
- a CDS encoding pilus assembly protein, whose translation is MNGLADTGFLVAFLNRHDRHHTWAVGLAGQVTDPLLTCEPVLAETAFHVRNVALVLDLVTAGLVALAFDVNDHLPQLRALARRYADRQPDLADLCLVRMSEIHPRHSVLTVDRADFSVFRRNKREVIPLICPPER
- a CDS encoding ribbon-helix-helix domain-containing protein; protein product: MGHTITVRLPEDLATWLEDLSTRTGVPQGKIVRDQLEKARATRAQQRFMRLAGAASGPRDLSSRKGFSRA